In one Rugosibacter aromaticivorans genomic region, the following are encoded:
- the traA gene encoding TraA family conjugative transfer protein has product MQSSRKWIQGALALVLLATATGALAGTTGTEFQSLYTWLTGLVQGYFGKAAAVAAIGLGALFSLARLNPIAILSGIGFAVFLQYAPTIASGILTATI; this is encoded by the coding sequence ATGCAAAGCAGTCGTAAATGGATTCAGGGCGCACTGGCGCTCGTCCTGCTGGCCACCGCCACCGGCGCGCTGGCAGGGACCACCGGTACCGAGTTTCAGAGTCTCTACACATGGTTGACGGGTTTGGTCCAAGGCTACTTTGGTAAAGCCGCAGCGGTGGCCGCCATTGGTCTCGGTGCGCTATTTTCGCTGGCGCGGTTGAATCCCATCGCCATTCTGTCTGGCATCGGCTTCGCCGTGTTCCTGCAGTACGCCCCAACCATTGCGTCCGGCATCCTGACCGCGACGATCTGA
- the traE gene encoding type IV conjugative transfer system protein TraE: MKFSKFTAERDNQRAEILFMRIAVGGLVLALLANAGASLSVAGSERTILVPPEVHQTFWVSGQKVSTEYLQEMAYWYSGLALNVTPHVADYQKNLFLKYAAPSEYGRLQAEFGARTEFIRKNNASTQFSPQSVTPDEAAMKVALTGVLLTWVGDKKASEKQTTYVVGFRYLNGRLHVSEFKETSDQDPFGASNGTGAAPR, encoded by the coding sequence ATGAAGTTCAGCAAATTCACCGCCGAGCGGGACAACCAACGCGCAGAAATCCTGTTCATGCGCATCGCCGTCGGTGGTCTCGTGCTGGCCTTGCTCGCCAACGCCGGCGCATCGCTCAGCGTGGCGGGTTCGGAGAGAACCATTCTAGTGCCCCCAGAAGTGCACCAAACCTTCTGGGTCAGCGGCCAGAAAGTCTCTACGGAGTACCTCCAGGAAATGGCCTACTGGTATTCAGGGCTTGCCCTCAATGTGACGCCGCATGTGGCGGACTACCAGAAGAATCTCTTTCTGAAATATGCCGCTCCGAGTGAATACGGGCGCCTTCAGGCCGAGTTTGGTGCAAGGACAGAGTTTATCCGCAAGAACAATGCCTCGACCCAGTTCTCGCCGCAATCGGTGACGCCGGACGAGGCTGCCATGAAAGTGGCACTTACCGGCGTTCTCCTGACTTGGGTCGGGGACAAGAAAGCCTCTGAGAAGCAGACCACCTATGTCGTCGGCTTTCGATATCTCAATGGGAGACTCCATGTATCCGAGTTCAAGGAAACCAGCGACCAGGATCCGTTTGGTGCCAGCAATGGCACTGGCGCTGCTCCTCGGTAG
- a CDS encoding TraB/VirB10 family protein codes for MAEAPKNRIATAVSNLSPKRRQYLILGLGASAFVLLVFGGVAIWDKPVQIPQGMSQARPQPMPINAPGAQADPRDIWMSKSSEQMRQMEDMIQGLRQQVDTIEKKPPVASDVQFPAIPLPPAPAPMPPEARSMALLPPPPVTPEAGSKTSEPLPAPRPPGIASFEVSEGKVIAPEVVQKAAEKKDGRSYVPSGSFFRAALLGGLDAPTGGQAQSNPHPVLMRAQDNAFLPNRYRFKVKECFALGASYGDISAERAYIRLESMSCVRHDGKAIDVPVKGYVVGEDGKAGMRGRLVSKQGQVLANALLAGIGAGIGQAFQQSATTVSTNPLGSIGTVDPGKQFQAGVGTGVGKALDRLSQYYITLAEKMFPIIEVDAGRTVDVVFTKGFSLDTDSAGSEPDTYTDIWRRGREVQKKSIEPYKE; via the coding sequence ATGGCTGAGGCGCCCAAGAACCGGATTGCGACAGCGGTTTCCAACCTGTCGCCCAAGCGTCGCCAGTATCTGATACTTGGGCTCGGTGCGTCGGCTTTCGTGCTGCTCGTCTTCGGTGGCGTGGCGATCTGGGACAAACCTGTTCAGATCCCTCAAGGAATGTCCCAGGCCCGTCCGCAGCCCATGCCTATCAATGCTCCCGGCGCCCAAGCCGATCCGCGCGACATCTGGATGAGCAAGTCCTCGGAACAGATGCGGCAGATGGAGGACATGATCCAGGGGTTGCGCCAGCAGGTCGATACCATCGAGAAAAAGCCGCCGGTCGCGAGCGATGTCCAATTTCCGGCAATTCCGTTACCCCCGGCACCAGCGCCGATGCCGCCCGAGGCACGGTCCATGGCTTTGCTACCGCCACCTCCCGTGACCCCGGAAGCTGGGAGTAAAACCAGTGAGCCGCTACCTGCGCCCAGACCTCCGGGGATTGCCTCATTCGAGGTGAGTGAGGGCAAGGTGATCGCCCCAGAAGTGGTTCAGAAAGCTGCCGAAAAGAAGGACGGACGCAGCTATGTACCATCAGGTTCCTTTTTTCGGGCAGCGCTCCTAGGCGGACTGGATGCCCCTACTGGCGGCCAGGCGCAGAGCAATCCACACCCCGTCCTGATGCGGGCGCAGGACAACGCTTTTCTGCCTAACCGCTATCGATTCAAGGTCAAGGAATGCTTCGCCTTGGGTGCGAGCTACGGAGACATCAGTGCCGAGCGGGCCTACATCCGGCTCGAATCGATGTCCTGTGTGCGCCATGACGGCAAGGCCATCGATGTTCCCGTGAAAGGTTACGTTGTAGGCGAAGACGGCAAGGCCGGCATGCGTGGCCGGCTCGTCAGCAAGCAGGGACAAGTCCTGGCCAATGCCTTGCTGGCAGGGATTGGCGCCGGTATCGGGCAAGCCTTCCAACAGAGCGCCACGACCGTGTCCACCAACCCACTAGGGTCGATCGGCACGGTGGATCCAGGCAAGCAATTCCAGGCGGGGGTCGGGACCGGCGTTGGCAAGGCGCTCGACCGTCTCTCCCAGTACTACATCACGCTCGCCGAAAAAATGTTCCCGATCATCGAGGTCGATGCCGGCCGCACGGTCGACGTGGTGTTCACCAAAGGCTTTTCGCTCGATACGGACAGCGCGGGAAGCGAGCCCGATACCTACACCGATATTTGGCGTCGGGGCCGCGAAGTTCAGAAGAAATCCATAGAACCCTACAAGGAGTGA
- the traL gene encoding type IV conjugative transfer system protein TraL → MDETGYIPKSLEAQERFLWWDFDQAILFILVMGMGVVSGAMVAGMVFGGLVAWQYGRLKTGKHPKFALHALYWWLPSWIVIRARATPPSHHRFFLG, encoded by the coding sequence GTGGACGAGACCGGCTACATCCCGAAATCCCTGGAGGCGCAGGAGCGCTTCCTGTGGTGGGACTTCGACCAGGCCATTCTGTTCATTCTGGTCATGGGGATGGGGGTGGTCTCCGGCGCCATGGTGGCGGGAATGGTTTTCGGGGGGCTGGTTGCCTGGCAATACGGCCGGCTCAAGACCGGGAAGCACCCGAAGTTCGCACTGCATGCGCTCTATTGGTGGCTGCCGAGCTGGATCGTAATTCGTGCTCGCGCGACTCCTCCATCCCATCATCGGTTTTTCCTGGGCTGA
- a CDS encoding OmpA family protein, whose product MAILKHLVVLLLVTSIFPGCTSLPETNPAPQAREGIAWIERQFKTCTDKDCPPPTRKTLAIVELPVARKEATPVVAAVPPTVSSVARSDEPVTAAVLFAFGKDFPSADGQQALKRIAAIAANFQRIELEGRTDDIGSKAYNDRLAQRRADFVHSWLLKHGVNAEIVVRAEGLCCYLDTAPTETSRRNNRRVEVRLVNRQDAVSNSKGAQ is encoded by the coding sequence ATGGCGATCCTGAAGCATCTCGTCGTTCTTCTGCTCGTGACCTCGATTTTTCCGGGTTGCACAAGCCTGCCCGAGACAAATCCGGCACCGCAGGCACGAGAAGGCATCGCCTGGATTGAACGCCAGTTCAAGACCTGTACTGACAAAGACTGCCCGCCGCCTACGCGCAAGACGCTGGCGATAGTTGAACTTCCCGTTGCGCGGAAGGAAGCAACGCCTGTCGTGGCCGCAGTTCCTCCGACCGTATCTTCAGTCGCCCGCAGCGATGAGCCGGTAACGGCAGCCGTCCTCTTTGCATTTGGAAAAGACTTTCCCTCCGCCGATGGACAACAGGCGCTCAAGCGTATCGCGGCGATCGCGGCGAACTTTCAACGCATCGAGCTTGAAGGCAGAACCGACGACATAGGCAGCAAAGCCTACAACGACCGCCTTGCCCAGAGGCGCGCCGATTTCGTCCATTCATGGCTCCTGAAGCATGGAGTCAACGCAGAAATAGTGGTCCGTGCCGAGGGGTTGTGCTGTTACCTCGATACGGCACCCACCGAAACGTCACGCCGAAACAACCGGCGGGTCGAGGTGCGTCTTGTCAATCGGCAAGACGCGGTCAGCAACAGCAAGGGAGCGCAATGA
- a CDS encoding TraK domain-containing protein, whose product MALALLLGSVSAPSLSGQYLEGSPDDGLTATVSRSEPNLIRVEGRKIRRIQGVEGEFFVSPDKETGAAYLKPNTDKPIFSVFVADDAGRHWKLMLKVADVPAETLVIRDRSRSRVEGRAFLADESRNAAIRRVLLALARDAEPEDMTARETLVIVPLWNEARFVLVRTLEGALLGEKYQLTNVSSSRMVIDERELYRRGVLAVMVDSLELEPGEATNVMVVLEGRDG is encoded by the coding sequence ATGGCACTGGCGCTGCTCCTCGGTAGCGTTTCGGCGCCGTCCTTATCCGGGCAATATCTTGAGGGCAGTCCGGATGACGGGTTGACCGCCACCGTGTCACGCAGCGAGCCCAATCTGATACGGGTTGAAGGTCGCAAGATTCGCCGCATACAGGGCGTCGAGGGCGAATTTTTCGTCTCACCGGACAAAGAGACCGGCGCCGCCTATCTCAAGCCGAACACGGACAAGCCAATCTTCAGTGTTTTTGTCGCCGACGATGCCGGCCGTCACTGGAAGCTGATGCTCAAGGTCGCCGACGTGCCGGCCGAGACGCTGGTCATCCGAGATCGCAGTCGTTCGCGCGTCGAAGGGAGAGCATTCCTTGCCGACGAGTCGCGCAATGCCGCGATCCGTCGTGTGTTGCTGGCTTTGGCGCGGGATGCCGAGCCTGAGGATATGACCGCCAGAGAAACGCTGGTGATCGTTCCACTCTGGAACGAAGCCCGGTTTGTTCTTGTAAGGACACTGGAAGGCGCCTTGCTCGGGGAAAAATACCAGCTGACCAATGTCTCTTCGTCGCGGATGGTCATCGACGAGCGCGAACTGTACCGACGCGGTGTCCTGGCGGTCATGGTGGACTCCCTCGAACTGGAACCGGGCGAGGCGACCAACGTCATGGTGGTATTGGAGGGGCGCGATGGCTGA